In a genomic window of Vidua macroura isolate BioBank_ID:100142 unplaced genomic scaffold, ASM2450914v1 whyUn_scaffold_185, whole genome shotgun sequence:
- the HNRNPA1 gene encoding LOW QUALITY PROTEIN: heterogeneous nuclear ribonucleoprotein A1 (The sequence of the model RefSeq protein was modified relative to this genomic sequence to represent the inferred CDS: deleted 1 base in 1 codon) → MAKAESPKEPEQLRKLFIGGLSFETTDESLRSHFEQWGTLTDCVVMRDPNTKRSRGFGFVTYSSVEEVDAAMNARPHKVDGRVVEPKRAVSREDSQRPGAHLTVKKIFVGGIKEDTEEHHLRDYFGQYGKIEVIEIMTDRGSGKKRGFAFVTFDDHDSVDKIVIQKYHTVNGHNCEVRKALSKQEMASASAGQRGRSGSGNFGGGGGRGGGFGGGDNFNRGGNFGGRGGFGGGGRAGACGGEGFNGFGADGYGGGGGPGYSGGNRGYGGSGSYDGYNNGGGGFGGGSGGRRPARGPALAVRNGLAEAGTGSNFGGGGSYNDFGSYNNQASSFGPMKGGSFGGRSSGPYGGGGYGSSSGGGSYGGGRRF, encoded by the exons atggCCAAGGCCGAG TCCCCGAAGGAGCCGGAGCAGCTCCGGAAGCTTTTCATCGGGGGCCTGAGCTTCGAGACCACGGACGAGAGCCTGCGCAGCCACTTCGAGCAGTGGGGCACGCTCACCGACTGCGTG gtgatGCGGGACCCCAACACGAAGCGCTCGCGGGGCTTTGGCTTCGTCACCTACTCCTCGGTCGAGGAGGTCGACGCCGCCATGAACGCGCGGCCACACAAGGTGGATGGCAGGGTGGTGGAGCCCAAACGGGCCGTGTCCAGAGAG GACTCGCAGCGGCCCGGCGCGCACCTGACGGTGAAGAAGATCTTCGTGGGCGGCATCAAGGAGGACACGGAGGAGCATCACCTGCGCGACTACTTCGGCCAGTACGGCAAGATCGAGGTCATCGAGATCATGACCGACCGCGGCAGCGGCAAGAAGCGCGGCTTCGCCTTCGTCACCTTTGACGACCACGACTCCGTGGACAAAATCGTCA TCCAGAAGTACCACACGGTGAACGGGCACAACTGCGAGGTGCGCAAGGCCCTGTCCAAGCAGGAGATGGCCAGCGCCTCGGCCGGCCAGCGAG GCCGCAGCGGTTCCGGAAACttcggcggcggcggcggccgcggcggcggcttCGGCGGTGGTGACAACTTCAACCGC GGTGGCAACTTCGGGGGACGTG GTGGGTTTGGCGGCGGCGGCCGTGCCGGCGCCTGCGGCGGCGAGGGATTTAATGGATTTGGCGCTGACG GTtacggcggcggcggcggccccggctaCTCCGGGGGCAACCGGGGCTACGGCGGCAGCGGCTCCTACGACGGCTACAACAACGGCGGCGGCGGCttcggcggcggcagcgggggcCGGCGGCCGGCGCGGGGACCGGCGCTGGCCGTGCGCAACGGGCTGGCCGAGGCGGGCACAG GCAGCAATTTCGGGGGTGGGGGCAGCTACAACGACTTCGGCAGCTACAACAACCAGGCCTCGAGCTTCGGGCCCATGAAGGGCGGCAGCTTCGGGGGGCGCAGCTCGGGGCCCTACGGCGGCG GCGGCTACGGCAGCTCCAGCGGCGGCGGCAGCTACggaggagggaggaggtttTAA
- the CBX5 gene encoding chromobox protein homolog 5, which translates to MGRRSRRAADSSSSGEEEEYVVEKVLDRRVVRGQAEYLLKWKGFSEEHNTWEPEKNLDCPELISQFLRKDRRMRDMRDMRDSEGTRPRERPEGAKRKGLPGSEDGRAKKKRESNDIARGFERGLEPEKIIGATDSCGDLMFLMKWKDTDEADLVLAKEANLRCPQIVIAFYEERLTWHAYPEDSDPKERDPPRS; encoded by the exons ATGGGCAGGAGGAGCCGGCGGGCAGCCGACAGCTCGTCCtcgggggaggaggaggagtatGTGGTGGAGAAGGTTCTGGATCGGCGCGTGGTGAGGGGCCAGGCCGAGTACCTGCTCAAGTGGAAGGGCTTCTCCGA ggagcACAACACGTGGGAGCCCGAGAAGAACCTGGACTGCCCCGAGCTGATCTCGCAGTTCCTGCGCAAGGACCGCAGGATGAGGGACATGAGGGACAtgagggacagcgaggggacacgGCCCCGCGAGCGCCCCGAGGGCGCCAAGCGCAAGGGACTGCCCGGCAGCGAGGATGGCAGAgccaagaaaaagagagag agcAACGACATCGCCCGCGGCTTCGAGCGGGGGCTGGAGCCCGAGAAGATCATCGGGGCCACCGACTCCTGCGGGGACCTCATGTTCCTCATGAAGTG gaAGGACACGGACGAGGCCGACCTGGTGCTGGCCAAGGAGGCCAACCTCAGGTGTCCCCAGATTGTCATCGCGTTCTACGAGGAGCGGCTGACATGGCACGCGTACCCCGAGGACAGCGACCCCAAGGAGCGGGACCCCCCCCGCAGCTAA
- the SMUG1 gene encoding single-strand selective monofunctional uracil DNA glycosylase — protein MEREEEEEEEGARAEEEAGAGGEEEEGAGAEEDGDDAEDEEDEADEAEGVAARFLALQRGLSERLRALPPPGPPVALVYAPLEYAWEPHRRFVRRFLRAPTAVLFLGMNPGPFGMAQTGVPFGEAWHVREWLRVSGAVRRPPREHPKRPVLGLRCPRAEVSGARFWGLVRSLCPDPRAFFRHCFVHNLCPLLFLAASGRNVPPPELRAAERERLLAPCAAALAATVEALGVRLVVALGRVAELRARRALRAAGLAVPVAWIPHPSPRNPRANRGWESEVRARLAELGVLRLLGVREGPGLDRLGGWGGGRWGVPAPV, from the exons ATggagcgggaggaggaggaggaggaggaaggagcgaGGGCTGAGGAAGAGGCGGGAGCCGGcggtgaggaagaggagggagccGGGGCTGAGGAGGATGGCGATGACgccgaggatgaggaggatgaggcgGATGAGGCCGAAGGCGTGGCGGCGCGCTTCCTGGCGCTGCAGCGCGGCCTGTCCGAGCGGCtgcgggcgctgccgccgcccggGCCGCCCGTGGCGCTCGTGTACGCCCCGCTCGAGTACGCGTGGGAGCCGCACCGCCGCTTCGTGCGCCGCTTCCTGCGCGCCCCCACCGCCGTGCTCTTCCTCGGCATGAACCCCGGCCCCTTCGGCATGGCCCAGACCGGG gTGCCGTTCGGCGAGGCGTGGCACGTGCGGGAGTGGCTGCGGGTGTCGGGCGCGGTGCGGCGGCCGCCGCGGGAGCACCCCAAGCGCCCGGTGCTGGGGCTGCGCTGCCCGCGGGCCGAGGTCAGCGGCGCCCGCTTCTGGGGGCTGGTGCGGAGCCTGTGCCCGGACCCCCGCGCCTTCTTCCGCCACTGCTTCGTGCACAACCTCtgccccctcctcttcctcgccGCCAGCGGCCGCAACGTGCCCCCGCCGGAGCTGCGGGCGGCCGAGCGGGAGCGGCTGCTCGCCCCGTGCGCCGCGGCGCTCGCCGCCACCGTGGAGGCGCTGGGCGTGCGGCTCGTGGTGGCCCTGGGCCGCGTGGCCGAGCTGCGGGCGCGCCGGGCGCTGCGGGCCGCGGGGCTGGCCGTGCCCGTGGCCTGGATCCCGCACCCGTCCCCCCGCAACCCCCGCGCCAACCGCGGCTGGGAGAGCGAGGTGCGGGCCAGGCTGGCGGAGCTCGGCGTGCTGCGGCTGCTGGGGGTGCGGGAGGGGCCGGGGCTCGACCGgttggggggctgggggggagggCGTTGGGGGGTCCCTGCCCCAGTTTGA